CGGGCGTGGCGGGGCCGGCGGTCGTGACGAGGTGGAGCACGGAGTTCCTCAGCCGTTGGCGCGGCGCCGTACGGCGTACAGGGTCCCGGCGCCGACGGCGACCAGGCCGGCGGCTCCGGCGCCCAGGGCGGCGGTGGTCGTGGAGGAGGCTCCAGTATGCGCGAGCTCGGGCGCACCCGACGATCCGCCGGTGCCGGGGGCGGCGCTCGGCTCGGAGACGCCGGGCGCCTCGGGGGCGGCGCTCGGCGAGGAGCTCCGCGGGGCGCCGCCCGGGGTGCTGACGGACGGAGCCGGAGCGGCGCCGCCGCCCGCGCCCGGGGTGCTGACGGACGGTACGGGGGCCGCGCTGGCCTTGGGGGGCTGCGGGGAGGCGGAGTCCGGCTGCACGCTGGGGGACGCCGCGACGGGGGCCGCCGCGTCGGTGGTCGCGGCGGAGGCCGGCCCGGCGAGAGCGACGACCACACCGGCGGCGGCAGCGGCGGCGACGGCGGCCGCCCGGCGGACGGGCAGGGGGACGCGCTTCAGGTTCTTCACGGTGGTTCTCCACGGTCGGGTCGAGGGCGCCGGATCACGCCCTTCACCCCGCACGACGCGCGACCGGCCGGGTGGTTGCCGCCGTCGTGGAAGTTTTTTCGCGGCCCCGGCGGGCCCGTGCCGAGGGGGCGCCGTGCGGGCCGGGTTCGGCGCCGCGACGGGTGCGGGCCGCGGGACGGTCGCCGGGCCCGGGCGGGGCGGCCCGGCGCGGTTCAGGGGCGGCGCGGACGCTTCCCGGCGGCCGGGCCCTCCAGATCGTGCAGGGCCGCCCCGAGGACGGCGATGCCCTCCTCGATCGCGCCCGTCGGGCCGGCCGCGTAGCCGAGGACGAGGCCCGGCGGGCCCGGGGCGAGGCGGTGCCAGGAGAGCGGGTGGGCCTTGACGCCGAGGGCCAGGGCCGCCGCCGCGAGGGCGGTGTCCTCGAAGCGGGCTCCGTCGAAGGTGACCATCAGGTGCAGGCCCGCCGCCGCGCCGTGCACCCGGGCCCCGGGCAGCCGTTCGGCGAGCGCGCGCAGCATGGCGTCCCGGCGGCGCCGGTGGCGGCGGCGGACGAACCGCAGGTGCCGTTCCAGCTCGCCCGAGTCCATCAGCCGGGCCAGCACCAGTTGGGCGAGGACCGGGTTGCCGAGGTCGGCGTGGCGCTTGGCCTCGGTGACGGAGTCGCGCAGCGCGGGCGGGACCAGCAGCCAGCCCAGGCGCAGGGCCGGAGCGAGCAGTTTGGACACGCTGCCGGCGTAGCAGACGCGCTCCGGGAGCAGGCCGCGCAGCGCGGGGACGGGGGCGCGGTCGTAGCGGTGCTCGGCGTCGTAGTCGTCCTCGATCACCAGTCCCCCGGCGGTCGCCCAGCCGAGCAGGTCGCGGCGGCGTTCGCCGTCGAGCACCACCCCGGTCGGGAACTGGTGCGCCGGTGTGAGCAGGACGGCCCCGGCGCCGCTCGCGCGCAGGGCGGCCACGTCGAGCCCGGCCCCGTCCACCGGGACCGGGACGACCTCCATCCGCTCGTAGGCCAGTTGCTGCCGCGCGCCCGGCGAGCCCGGGTCCTCCACCGCGACGCGGTGGACGCCCCGCTCCCGCGCCACCCTGGCCAGCAGTCCGAGGGCCTGGGCGACTCCGGCGACGATCACCACCTCGTCGGGGTCGGCACGGATGCCCCGGTTGCGGGCCAGCCAGCCGGCCACGGCGGAGCGCAGGGCGGGTGCGCCCTGGGGTTGGCCGTAGCCGAAGTCGGCCGGGGTGAGCCCGGCGAGCACTCGGCGCTCGGCCTGGAGCCAGGCCGTCCGGGGGAAGGCCGTCAGGTCGGGCACGCCGGGCGAGAGGTCGATCCGGCAGGGCACTGCCCGCAGGGCGTCGACG
Above is a window of Streptomyces subrutilus DNA encoding:
- a CDS encoding LPXTG cell wall anchor domain-containing protein, with the protein product MKNLKRVPLPVRRAAAVAAAAAAGVVVALAGPASAATTDAAAPVAASPSVQPDSASPQPPKASAAPVPSVSTPGAGGGAAPAPSVSTPGGAPRSSSPSAAPEAPGVSEPSAAPGTGGSSGAPELAHTGASSTTTAALGAGAAGLVAVGAGTLYAVRRRANG
- a CDS encoding PLP-dependent aminotransferase family protein; amino-acid sequence: MQLDLSGAPSGGRTAWLAARLRAAIADGTLPVGSRLPASRVLAAELRVSRGLVTEAYQRLAESGQVSGRGRAGTVVVAAPAPTPAPVPVPPRGGLVDALRAVPCRIDLSPGVPDLTAFPRTAWLQAERRVLAGLTPADFGYGQPQGAPALRSAVAGWLARNRGIRADPDEVVIVAGVAQALGLLARVARERGVHRVAVEDPGSPGARQQLAYERMEVVPVPVDGAGLDVAALRASGAGAVLLTPAHQFPTGVVLDGERRRDLLGWATAGGLVIEDDYDAEHRYDRAPVPALRGLLPERVCYAGSVSKLLAPALRLGWLLVPPALRDSVTEAKRHADLGNPVLAQLVLARLMDSGELERHLRFVRRRHRRRRDAMLRALAERLPGARVHGAAAGLHLMVTFDGARFEDTALAAAALALGVKAHPLSWHRLAPGPPGLVLGYAAGPTGAIEEGIAVLGAALHDLEGPAAGKRPRRP